aacgtcattatagaaacaaaatcgCGCTCGCTAACTACCTTCGATGATTGTTTTAGAACtgacacgtcacgccacactttcagagtgacgtttctttgcttttacgtaatagattgcacgaggctttagaaaagatcgaggttccaaaacaagcgtcttcaatttagctgcctcgactgcaggacattttcagtaaactacacgtaagtacagtatgtaagataaacagaatactacatggcttgctgttttgtaccagatttacacactttgctttttcaaatagtgaacagctcgctttgctcgcagttcaatatttaaaaatagaactcgtgtaaatctggtacaacacagcaagccatttagtattctctatataagAAGAAACTAAAGACATAACACATTCTTGAAACATAAGGGTAATTTTATTAAGAAAAACTATAAATATCAAATGTTAGAAGTTCACCCTCTTGCATTACATTATGTAGCAAGAGATATACAGACACCTGAAATAAAGCTTATATTTTTATAAGTAAAAGTCCTTGTTGTAATATTCTAAATAATCCAAGTCCAAAAATCTCAAGCAGTTAATCAGGGAAAAATGCTTATTGTGCTACGAAAGATGTAACACTTAATCtcatacccccccccacacacacaacaacaaacaaacaaacaaacaaacaacaacaaaagagaaaacaagagaTGTTGGGAGCATATGGGATACAGGATAATTCATACTCCAGTAGTTGGGTAGGAGACAAGCCCCAAAAGTAACAGACTCACAGCGAGAGCAAACGACATTCTAGCCCTTATCTATCGAGTAAAATACTGGTACTTGAAAAGTGTAAGGCTGCACCGCTATTCTTTAGCGGAGAGCAGGCGTAAGTTCCCAGGTACCATCCCTGGCCATCCCCTCTTCGAGCGCCTGCCATCAGGTCGTCGATTCCGATCCCTGGGGGCACGCACTCGACGTCTCCAGACCTCTTTCTTCCCCCAAGCTGTTTCCTCCCTTAACGCATCCCATCCCTCAGTTGGGCAGCTTCGCAGTCGGTGATCCTGCTGGCGGTGAGCTCACCACATCCTGTGACTCAGTgttaggtggtggtggtggtggtggtggggagggggggggttgagtgggactttgatgtgtgatttttatttttttctatatttttagctgcattattttagtcattcatgagtgggtgggtggaggggatgggctagttctaactatgcattagattataaaattgtattctgtgtagacccttccaccagcatcttagaccactctttgtactttttcttttaatagatgattgtcatttgttttacctcatgtctgccctgcgtgtgatggtgtgatcgtgactgctgtagtgtgggcgtgtgtgtgttggtgtgtatgtcagtgaatgtgtgggcgtgtgtgtgtgtgtgtcagtgtgtgtgtgggtgtgtgtgtgtgcgtgattttaccaacactacgctaaattccttgtgcttaaaatgtttttttaatgtcacttggctcaataaatactgtattctgtattctgtattctgtacctcatgtacattataccaTCAAACGACTCTAGAtaaaacataattatacgagATAGCTATGTGTactggtaaggccaaaaaaaaaaaaaggtctgtttacggtaacataggcccaaaaagtagggtcggtaggtcgggattttttttctttctttttttctccaaaaaaccatatttttaagttattttgcacaaaaaaaccaagatttttttttcccaaatgccaaaaaaaagtctagggtcgcgcgaaaaaaataaggtcggtcgggttaccgtaaacagactattttttttttggcctaaggcaaatgaaaagaaaaaggaagCACATTTTTGCGTCGCTCAGCAGTTGAGGCAAGCAGGTGTGGCAACAATACCTCTGGTCCATTTTAAACGCGTTAAATGACGTTTGTATGAATGGAACACTTGTTATTAATAATGGTGACGTGCCAATCTCGTCTTGGTGTGAATATGAGCATATGACGAGTTATAACAAGTAATGAGGCTAGAATAGATCTGTTAAtctaccctttttttttttttggacctcagtcgcatgcaggctgcttcaaccctccTTTTactattttcttcttttctgtcgTTTTctcattttaattttttttttcttcattttctgggtttttttttaataggcGGCGAGCatcctttttcattttttttatattttttttttatcggatTCACAACATAGTACCCGTTCAAATAAAGGCcattttttatttacaattacacacatacattttCTATTTACAATTCAACTGTTCTAATTAATATCTGAAACTCAGAAATAACGAAAACTGATCCACAacaattacttttttttctaaaaatactaacacacattttcccaatcaAAATTACGTGATTTACAAACTTTCTCATCTTTCTACTATGTACAGCTTGTGTCTTGATACCCAGATATTATATCCTGCATTTTAAACTTAGCCCTTAATCCAATCTTTTCCTGTATCCACTTTTCTATCTTAGACCAAAACAACTTTACCGGTATACACTCATACAacaaatgttcaacaaaatcaacttccgtACAACATATACAACATCTATTATTCTCTCTCACTTGCATTTTACATACATGTTAATCTACCATACTGCCATTGTATGGGACACAGTAGTCACAAGCCCTGACCTACTAACTTTTAAACCAACAGGACCACATAGACAACATAAACGATACATTCCTTCACAGGTAGTAGTTCACAACCAAGTAGCACTGTTATTCTTTCACGCGAAGGGCAGACCAGTCATACAAGAGAGTTATAGCAGGACGGTGGGCGTCGGGTCGATTAAAGAACCAATCAGCGTCGTCGTGTCGATGAAATAACCAATCAGCTGCACAGGGCTGTTGGCCTTTAAGCAAATGAACTGGCCAAGTTTCGCGTGAGCTGTCCAAAACATAGCTTTGCTGGCGCCCGCTGTGTCACAGCAGAAAAAAGGTACTGTTTCAAATTACCCTACAATCACTAGTTGACACGGTGACAATTCTTCAAGTAGCTCAGATCATctaggaacacacacacacacacacacacacacacacacacacacacacacacacacacacacacacacacgcatacacacacaaacacacacgcgttATACATATTGTGTTGGTGTACTTAATCCCTGCATGTTGCACTTGGTTTTGTGACTGTTGCTTCTTTTTTCAGGTTGAAACAATACATTCTTAGTTTATCATTGCATGCAGAACTGTTTGAACCGGCTCATTTGCTTTCTGGTCTGGGTCGTGTGAGTCAAAGCCTTGTCTGTTATCGGCTTCCTGTGCTTTTTTATGTTTGATAGTCTTCTTCACTGCTATCATAAGTGGTGCATACTGATCACACGAATGCTGATCGTGTGAGTGATGGCCTGATCGTGTCACGTCACTGTTCCAAAATCCATGCAGGTGTGATGCCATTAAACCCATTGGCGTTATTACTTCGTGATGATCTAAACTTTCATCTGGACTGTCTAGACTGTCCTGAGATTGTTCGCGAATTGTTGGCATGTGTTGACTGGCCTGCAATTGTCCGTGAAGTTTCGTACCGAGATGGTCTGTGCTGCTATTCCTAGAGGATTCCTGTTCAACTTCACCGTCGGTTTGAATGACCTTCTGATGTCTAAGATAGCTGAGACCCTCGCAGAAAATGTAATTCCGGACTCTGGTACATGTTGAAGGTGGTCTTGTATCTGGAGACACTCCTGCTCTCTTGTCTTCTTCCTCTTTCATCCTTCTCTTGGCTGCCAGGTAACAGCAGGGCAGGTTCAGGCATAACCAGACAATGGTAGCTATGAGGAGCCAGGTGAGTAGGACACCCAAAAGAACACCCGACAATAGCTGGAGTGGTGTCAGCCCTGGCTTTGACTTTTCCGctagaaagacagagtcagtaAGCTGAGGTATATGTGCTGTCAAAGTGTGTTTAAACGAATAAAAGCAAGAAAAGCAAACAGCGTGCCTTCATCAAAAGAAATGTGAATCAGAAACAGACTATCTACTGCTTTAGCTAAACCGACGTTTTAACCTGATTTCAAGTCTACTGCGTAAGGTGTCTTTCGACAAATCGTTGTCGTCCTGGGCCGGTATGTATGAGCTGAGGATAGCAGCTTAGACCAGGCTTGTTATTCCAAAGATACCGGAAGCACTTTAGCGCAATGCATGAGTCGAAGTTACAGAAAAGATAACAAACCCGTGCATTACCCTCGATCTATTTTTGGCATGGGAATTTCTGCTGCTCTGCGTATGATCCAATAGAGAGATTAGATAGTTCCAGTCGGACATGGTGAACTTGGTCAACCTTGCTTGTTAGAAGCTGACATCCCATCTGGATGCTTCAATTAGATGTCCTTGAACATCTCCAGAGGGGGTGTCACCTTGCTCCACTAATAGTTTGGCCGccatattaaaaacaaaatggcggacatTGAAACAGGAATGTTCACACATTTTCGCTCATAGTTGGTGTTTGTGGGTACATTTAGTGTCTATTCCTAAGTTTATTATTGTGATAAAGGcgttgacaaatgttttatttttgttggacAAATGGAAAAGGCGATATTTGACatgtttaagttattttgcatatTCCGTATGTCTTAAATCCTTtcaaagcggcgtatggctgcctaaatggcggggtaaaaacggtcatacacgtgaaaattcactcgtgcaaaaacacgtgtgtacgtgggagtttcagcccacaaacgcagaagaagaagaagaagctcgtCTGGCATAAAGTGTGCTATTCGTCCTTCAGTAGCAACACAAAGTTGGCATAACTGCGTATACGCCAACAAAGTCCAATATCGAGGAAATATCGGTAGACCAGAGGACACATGATATAACATTTTATGAAAACGTTGACATGAGTTGAACAAGCCTGAGGACAAGACATTATCATAGTGTGCAGTTGCTGACTTGCCTAAGACAGCAGCAATATTGAGAAAAGGTTCCAGGGAGGTGAATATTCCGTTGGCCCATGTCCGCTCATAACAAGGCTCCAGCCCCTGTCTTTGACACCATTTGGACAGTGATCAAGAAATGTCAAGCAATGACAAAACTATTTGAAGGCGTTTGACAAGCATCAGTACTGTGAGGCCAAAATGCTGCAATATGGCAACGCAAACGGAAAAGTTCGAAAGATGGGGGTCTTTCATTTGCACATACACTTTTTGAAGGTGATTGGGCGGTACATGAAATCTTCATGACTTGACGAAATCTTGAGCATTGGAGAAACCACAGCTCCCACAAACAATGCCGACAAACTCACTTTGAAAGCTTCTTTGCCAGTTTTCCACATAACATGTCAGTTCTGGAGAACCTACATGCAACTGGTGTTTGTTCTTCTGCGCTTCACACCATCACTTCGAGACAGTGACTGGCTTTTGTTTCTCTCTTCATTTGCTGAGATGCTCCAATACTTCGCAGAATGTGATCACGTGAACTACAACACATGGGGAATCTTTTTTTCTGGTTGGTGTACATTGATCTGGAAGAGAAGGGAAACACTCGAACATATTCCACCGTTTCAGGAGAGTGGTTGGGAGTTAAGAAGATCTGAACCTGACACTATTTTCCTTCAACACACACTTCTCACCTCGGAACCTGCTTCTGCTGCCGGCATGGAACTGAGCTTATGTGGGTTTTCTTCAAAAGAAACATGCCTTGCAGATGCAAACGTCTCGCTTTGGCATGTGCAACATTGTATCTGTGCAAAGAATATATACTGCAGAAACCTTATTTTACTGAAAGTTGCATTGCTTTGTGAGAGAAAGAAATCCGAAAAAGGCAAGGTTGGTGCCGCCCACTGATCTTAATTTGCAGTGGCACTACAACTTAAGTCCTGAACTGAGACAATCTAGAAATGACTTGTATCGTAAACTATCTTGCACGCGCCCATCCCCCTTAcgcccaaagtagggggtgggtgtTTCTAGTTACTTTACCCTGTACTGAATCTATTCCTCATGAGAAATAGCGGTATTTGATCACTTGGTATGAGAATGCTAGTACGATTGTTGTGCAAAAATGACTATACCCTCCGTGTACCTTTCTCTGTGACACAGACACGTTTGTGTGTATGCAAGTGCCTCGCCAGAATGGAACATGAAAACTAACCACAACAATCACTTTGCAtcatagttttaaacaaatgctCATATCACGAATGAAAATGATAACTCAAGATCTGCTTCGTATATCCAGCGTTACGAGCAGCAGCACGTGTGTCTAAACAAAAGTCACAAACTTGCACACACTAAATTATTATAATTGTAGTTAGTTCATGTGTCCTGATCAGAGCCATCTAGCAAAAtcctggagagagagaaggggtgggggtgggtgatgGTGGTAAGATACGTGTCAAACACtgcgtattaaaaaaaaagttcgttCATtcgatctctttaaatcaaccTAGGTCGACCTCTTAAACACGTACTAGATGAATCTGTAATTTCTTCGTCCACTTTTGGCATGACTATCCAGACTGCAGTTGCAAAAGAATGATCGCAACGCTATGACCTCATCGCAGCATATTGTTATTATTCACTGGAATTATATCTCAGTATTTTGCGAAGATGTTAACATCTTTAAGAAACTTTTTTTgtacctttgtgtgtgtgtgtgtgtgtgggggggggtggcgtgGAAGGGATGGGGTAGTTAAAAGGTATTATATCCTTTACACAGTTGTTGACATGAAGTATGGTTGGGCGTTTGCTCGCTACTGGACGCTTACAAGGTAGTTAACTGTAGAAACAAATCTGCATGCAACAATGTGGCAAAGGGCAAGTTGGAATTCTTAGTCACGATTGTACCTTTGTGGTCgctgttttacttttttcaaaGTATGAGAGCTGAAGTTAGGAATCTGTATTTTCGTATATATTTCAAAAGTGTAACAGAACATTCATCGAATCAATGTCTAATGAATCTGATCATCATATCTTCATTTACAATGTATTCAAGGCAAACATTTACTTGTTCAAATGTATCGTTCCATGAAAGAAGAGAGATGAGGGTAGAGGGTAAAACGTGTGTctactttttgttttatgtgtttcaAAATTGTTTCTGATTCATTAAAAGTGTCACAAGTTATGCTTATTTCCGTTTCTGCATG
This region of Littorina saxatilis isolate snail1 linkage group LG8, US_GU_Lsax_2.0, whole genome shotgun sequence genomic DNA includes:
- the LOC138973561 gene encoding uncharacterized protein, whose translation is MTCAGDAGSEMCVCNAGTTGSLGNSCVNVTSTKVGAACTDGSGGECGAHATCSANNGTCECDANYYGVTGGDCYPGVGRPGGACKGTACDDPHAECSASTPPKICVCADNYFESAGVCAEKSKPGLTPLQLLSGVLLGVLLTWLLIATIVWLCLNLPCCYLAAKRRMKEEEDKRAGVSPDTRPPSTCTRVRNYIFCEGLSYLRHQKVIQTDGEVEQESSRNSSTDHLGTKLHGQLQASQHMPTIREQSQDSLDSPDESLDHHEVITPMGLMASHLHGFWNSDVTRSGHHSHDQHSCDQYAPLMIAVKKTIKHKKAQEADNRQGFDSHDPDQKANEPVQTVLHAMIN